The following proteins are encoded in a genomic region of Hemibagrus wyckioides isolate EC202008001 linkage group LG29, SWU_Hwy_1.0, whole genome shotgun sequence:
- the LOC131349331 gene encoding putative C-type lectin domain family 20 member A produces MGNRMFQLLSLTEVFLFVLSVPYEYILVQQGKNWNDARTYCQAKYIDLAIAGVSDDMVKLQNEVQKQQLTSSAWIGYYNDVNSWRWSLGNQPLGNVTNWCAGEPTYAMEACGGIKPSCWFDYFCTAAFPFVCFDDRNTGSSRYIVISTSKSFSNAQSYCRQYHTDLASVTTIEENTLIKGKVSGNAWIGLSRDTWKWVDQSTFSTFSWVTGKPGGAGTYDNCGHFFNGLVNAAACSQIKPFFCLRDFTKKQTIRMKIKSNQDVNDSAMKATILQMIKLKLEEHGISNNTTIKMDRATRWHSLSKVKCK; encoded by the exons ATGGGGAATCGCATGTTTCAACTTTTGTCTCTCACAG AAGTCTTCCTTTTCGTCTTGTCTGTACCGTATGAGTACATCCTAGTCCAACAGGGGAAAAATTGGAATGATGCTCGGACTTACTGCCAAGCCAAATACATTGACCTGGCTATTGCTGGAGTCAGTGATGACATGGTCAAGCTTCAAAATGAGGTACAGAAGCAACAATTGACTTCCAGTGCTTGGATTGGCTATTACAATGATGTTAATAGCTGGCGCTGGTCCCTGGGAAACCAGCCACTCGGAAATGTGACAAATTGGTGTGCCGGTGAGCCGACCTATGCAATGGAAGCTTGTGGTGGGATAAAGCCAAGCTGTTggtttgattatttttgtacagcaGCATTTCCCTTTGTGTGCTTTGATG ACAGGAACACTGGGTCCAGCAGATACATTGTTATTTCTACTTCTAAGTCTTTTTCTAATGCTCAGAGTTACTGCAGGCAATATCACACAGACCTGGCCAGTGTTACAACCATAGAGGAAAATACACTGATAAAAGGAAAAGTCTCTGGTAATGCTTGGATTGGTCTGTCCAGAGACACCTGGAAGTGGGTAGACCAGAGTACATTCTCTACCTTTAGTTGGGTGACAGGAAAACCAGGTGGTGCAGGTACATATGATAATTgtggtcatttttttaatggcctgGTTAATGCTGCAGCATGCTCTCAAATAAAGCCTTTCTTCTGTCTCAGAG attttacaaaaaaacaaaccataaGAATGAAGATTAAATCGAATCAGGATGTGAATGATTCTGCAATGAAGGCAACAATCTTACAGATG ATCAAGCTAAAACTGGAGGAACATGGGATATCAAATAACACCACAATAAAAATGGATAGAGCAACCAGATGGCATAGTCTTTCAaaagttaaatgtaaataa